From a region of the Haematobia irritans isolate KBUSLIRL chromosome 4, ASM5000362v1, whole genome shotgun sequence genome:
- the LOC142235623 gene encoding uncharacterized protein LOC142235623 yields MPASFLLMVNGIRRNSFSDTRIQRRRLRDVTNPMDIPNSCFVGLFRLNKEGFSLILDKISPYLGHGSIPAPIQVAAALRFFAVGSFQGVIANDMYLNIGRTTFCKILWKVVNAIEDHICPSWITMDMSSVEINASKLYFFQFNFVFFCKSSETSN; encoded by the exons atgcctGCTTCGTTTTTGTTAATGGTTAATGGTATACGAAGAAACTCATTTTCTGACACACGGATACAAAGGCGCCGATTGCGCGATGTTACAAATCCAATGGATATTCCAAATTCTTG ttttgtgggCTTATTCCGTTTGAACAAGGAAGGATTTTCGCTTATTCTTGACAAGATTTCTCCATATCTTGGACATGGGTCCATACCAGCCCCAATTCAAGTGGCGGCTGCTTTAAGGTTTTTTGCAGTTGGTTCTTTTCAAGGAGTTATAGCCAATGATATGTATCTAAACATTGGAAGAACTACGTTTTGTAAAATATTGTGGAAAGTTGTAAATGCCATAGAGGATCACATATGTCCATCGTGGATTACAATGGATAtgagttctgtagaaataaatgcatcaaagttatatttttttcaatttaattttgttttcttttgtaagagttcagAGACGAGCAACTAA
- the pix gene encoding ATP-binding cassette sub-family E member 1 pix has translation MANRKDHEETDTQTRIAIVSDDKCKPKRCRQECKKTCPVVRMGKLCIEVAPSSKIAVLSEELCIGCGICVKKCPFEAITIINIPSNLEKHTTHRYGKNSFKLHRLPIPRPGEVLGLVGQNGIGKSTALKILAGKQKPNLGRYMDPPDWTEILAYFRGSELQNYFTKILEDNLKALVKPQYVDQIPRAVRGSVIELLNKKDELKNQEEICQMLDLLHIRERNIADLSGGELQRFAIAMVCIQDGDIFMFDEPSSYLDVKQRLNAALTIRHLLHPTKFIIVVEHDLSVLDYLSDFICCLYGVPGCYGVVTMPFSVREGINIFLDGFVPTENMRFRTESLTFKVSESATEEEIKRMNHYVYPAMQKTLGTFSLTVQEGHFSDSEILVLLGENGTGKTTFIRMLAGNLQPDTQVDLPVLNISYKPQKISPKFQNHVRHLLHDKIRDAYVHPQFVADVMKPMKIEEIMDQEVQNLSGGELQRVALVLCLGKPADVYLIDEPSAYLDSEQRLVAAKVIKRYILHAKRTGFVVEHDFIMATYLADRVIVLEGQPSVQTTAYSPQSLLNGMNRFLELLGITFRRDPNNFRPRINKNNSVKDTEQKRSGQFFFLEDDGK, from the exons ATGGCCAATCGAAAAGATCACGAGGAGACGGACACACAGACCCGTATTGCAATTGTTAGTGATGACAAGTGTAAACCAAAACGTTGTCGCCAAGAGTGCAAGAAAACTTGTCCTGTTGTGCGAATGGGAAAACTGTGTATAGAAGTTGCTCCTTCATCGAAAATTGCGGTCCTGTCGGAAGAACTTTGTATAGGTTGTGGTATCTGTGTGAAG AAATGCCCCTTTGAAGCTATTACGATTATTAATATACCGAGTAATTTGGAAAAGCATACAACCCATCGGTATGGCAAGAACTCTTTCAAGTTGCATCGCTTGCCAATCCCCCGTCCCGGAGAAGTGTTAGGTCTTGTTGGTCAAAACGGTATAGGCAAATCCACCGCTTTAAAGATTTTAGCTGGCAAACAAAAACCCAATTTGGGACGCTATATGGATCCCCCGGATTGGACCGAAATCTTAGCTTATTTCCGGGGTTCTGAGTTGCAAAACTATTTCACTAAGATACTGGAAGACAATCTAAAGGCACTTGTTAAGCCACAATATGTTGATCAAATCCCAAGGGCTGTTCGAGGTTCGGTTATCGAATTGCTAAATAAAAAGGATGAGCTCAAAAACCAAGAAGAAATATGCCAAATGTTGGATTTATTGCATATACGTGAGCGTAACATTGCTGACTTGTCTGGTGGAGAGCTGCAGCGGTTTGCAATTGCTATGGTCTGTATTCAGGATGGTGACATTTTTATGTTTGACGAACCCTCATCGTATTTGGACGTCAAGCAGCGTCTCAATGCAGCCTTAACAATAAGACATTTATTGCATCCTACAAA GTTTATTATCGTAGTTGAGCATGACTTGTCAGTTTTGGATTACTTGTCCGATTTTATATGTTGCCTATATGGGGTGCCCGGATGCTACGGTGTCGTTACTATGCCTTTTTCAGTGCGCGAAGGTATAAATATCTTTCTTGATGGTTTCGTTCCAACGGAGAATATGCGTTTCCGCACGGAGTCTCTAACATTCAAG GTCTCAGAGTCAGCTACGGAAGAAGAAATTAAGAGAATGAATCATTATGTTTATCCTGCAATGCAAAAGACATTGGGCACTTTCTCTCTTACTGTTCAAGAGGGACACTTCAGTGATTCTGAAATTTTGGTATTACTTGGTGAGAATGGTACTGGAAAAACTACATTCATTCGTATGTTGGCCGGTAATCTGCAACCGGATACGCAAGTTGACTTACCTGTGCTAAATATATCGTATAAGCCACAAAAGATATCACCGAAATTCCAAAACCACGTACGACATTTGCTCCACGATAAAATCCGTGATGCTTATGTTCACCCACAGTTTGTAGCTGATGTTATGAAACCCAtgaaaattgaagaaattatgGACCAAGAAGTACAAAATTTATCTGGTGGTGAATTGCAACGTGTAGCTTTGGTATTATGTTTGGGTAAACCTGCTGATGTCTACTTAATCGATGAGCCCTCTGCATACTTGGACTCTGAACAACGTTTGGTCGCTGCGAAAGTAATAAAACG CTACATTTTACACGCCAAGAGGACTGGTTTTGTAGTTGAACACGATTTCATTATGGCAACATACTTGGCCGATCGTGTTATTGTCCTTGAGGGCCAACCTTCGGTTCAGACTACGGCTTATTCTCCTCAATCATTGTTGAATGGTATGAACCGCTTCTTGGAATTGTTGGGCATTACATTCCGACGTGATCCAAATAATTTCAGGCCTCGCATCAACAAAAACAATTCTGTAAAG GACACTGAACAAAAACGATCCGGCCAATTCTTCTTTTTGGAAGACGATGGAAAGTAA